CAGGCTCAGAGGGACTATGAGCTGAAGAAGGCAGCCTACGACATCGAGGTCAACACAAAGAAGGCAGAGTCAGAGATGGCGTACCCAGCTGCAGGTGATGGCAAAATAAAATCAGAGCAAGGGAGGGTCGATCTGGTGATTTTATAGGGGAATAGATCTTATACATGTCTGCATCCAGTCATTTGAGTTGTTTCATGTGTCCTACTTCTGTGTCTAAACTCTGCATGACATACACTCTCTGATAGAGTGCCATCCCTAAGAATAGCACACTTCAAAACTGGACAAATGCTTTCAtaagtctttctttttttactgTAAGTACATCTAAAGAAATGCAGCAATTTCATGGACAAAGACCTGCTTGTAAAACCCCAGCAGTTATCACTACACGAGGCATTTGACAACACCATGGCAGACAACAGAGAAGAGAGGTGACCAAATTACTCAGTTTTATTTATCCAAAGACTAGTTACTTCTGAAAGTAACTTGGAAACTATAGATTTATTTGCATTCACTATATCACATGCCAAACACaaatattgggttttttttttgctttttctttttggcaGAACATTGTTGGACTAATGCTTGATGAAGTGtcacaaatgtaaatgtacaaattgTGATGCCCTTCAGACCTCCTTTTTAAAGAATACTTGAGTTTGCATTGCTTTTCATTATTGAGTGATTGTTCACTGCTAAGAACAATTCTTTAACTCTTCATGTCAGAGAAACCCATCAGTTATTTGTAGTGTCTCTGTTGTCATCAGTACAAAAATTTGAAGGATCACATATTTTAGCCAAATCGCTCGCCCCTTTGCTAGGATTTGCCTATTATGATCTCATCTAGCTTTTATCAGCAGCTGCCAAACTCTGACTTGATCATATGCCAtgtcagactcagactcagctttacttTCATTCAAACCATGTGATATGATGAGAACAAAGCACAGTTCCCCAGGTCTCGGTGTATGCAGCATTTTATGAGatttaaataatacattttaaaaatagacaagagctaaaataaaatagaatacaataaaaaCCACTACAAAGTCCTTTAAAATAGAATATAAGTAAACTCTAAGTATGTACAGTATTGCATATTGCACAGCATGAGTGGCTTTAGGTGGTGGTTCAGTAGTGCATGTAGAGCAGAAACAGGAGCAGTGACAACAGTTTACTGGTGGAAATAAAGTGACAAGTGACTGTTTAATGTGTCAGCTTCAAGGCATGTTCTTAATGTGCAAAGTGGTCCATGTATGGGGGGTGGAGCAGTTCAGCAGTGTCTCAACACGTTCGCATTTTTTTCACTTGCCAGGTAGCAAAGACGAAACAACGCATCGAGGAGGAAGAAGATGCAGGTCCAGGTGGTGGGAGCGACTCAGCAGATCACACTTCAGGAGAAGGAGATCACCCGCAGGGAGAAGGAGCTGGAGGCCAAGGTGAAGAAACCGGCAGAGGCTGAAAGATACCGCCTGGAGAAACTGGCAGAGGCTCAACGGTGAATTTACAagaccctttttttttccttagaggtgttctaaaaaaaaccccaaaaaacgtGGTTGTAACATAAGTGTGAGATAGTGAATATTCTGTCCTGCTGGTGGATGTTACTCTGAGGCACTTTTTTGGTGATGATTACTTGTCTTTATCATAACAAAACTCATCTTGCCAGCTTCTATCACCCCTATTTACTTTATCCATATTTCTACTTGTTGTGTTACATACATACAGATAGTATTTATTAACTTTTTGTGCAACATGTCAATTTTGTCATTATAGGAAATTATTGAATATGATTCTTCTTCTTTGAGATGTAAAATGGTGTCACAAAATCCAACTAGAAATAGCTACATTACTACCTGAAACCAGTTTGACAGCAGGTAGATGTATACAGGTTCAGACGTATCCAACTTAGATATCTGATGAGAATATCATTCGTATTGTCTGCAAGACTTGCTGAACTATATGTTGTTCTGTTTCTGTCTCACCAGCCTTAAACTGATCATGGAAGCAGAGGCTGAAGCTGAGTCCATCAAGGTGGTGCCAGCTGAAAAACCCAAATCACACAGCACCTGCCGCCCACAAGTGCCCCTGTTTAAGATGAATTTACTAAACATCTAGAGTAGGAGTTGCCCTATTTTTATGATGAGGTGAACTTGTCCCGTTCTTTCCACCAGATGGAAAGGTGAGGCTGAGGCGTTTGCAGTGGAGGCCAGGGGTCGCGCTGAGGCAGAACAAATGGCAAAGAAAGCAGAGGCCTTCCAGCAATATAAGGATGGAGCCATGGTGGACATGTTGCTGGAGAAGCTGCCTCTGGTGAGAAGCAAGACATTTCACAGATTGACATATAGAAGCAGCGGTTACAAGATTTTACAAGCAGGCTAGGGGTGAAAATGCAGAAGTTACTTTAGTGGAACATTACCGCATGAGGAAATTCTCATGTTATTGAAATGACTAAATCCcgacaaaagaaaatggcacatgTCTTTGTCATTACTTGGCATTTTCAGGGTCTTGCTGCAGCTTGGAGATTGTTCTTGAGTGGTAATGCACTGGGTAATGTGGCTCTACTGTGGAGCCATGTGGAGCTATAACCTGAGCTTGCATATTTAGTGTAGTGTTTACAGGATTTAGATAAGCctacacaacaacataaaataataattgcagaTATAGTTCGTGAAATGTACAGGCTAATGCTGTTTAAGAAATTTGAGAAATAGGTCATGGTATTAAAATAGTAAATCCTCCAGAAGAAGAATGCAATTGTCTTTGTTGTTCCTTGCCGTTTTTAGGGTGTAGATGCAGCTTGGAAGTTGTTTCGTGTAGCAACAGGGTTTGTTAAAAGCACTAATGCACTAGTAGAGAAGGGAAGTCTGATAACCTGTCCTGCTGCTCAGTACTTTTGGCAGGGTATTTCAGCACCAGCTACACTTTAAATAAGTCTTTCTTCCACTAGATGGCAGAAGAGATCAGCAAACCTCTGTGTGAAGCCAACAAGGTGACCATGGTGTCCAGTGGAGGTGGAGAGGTGGGTGCAGCCAAAACTGTCAGAGAGGATCCCTGGACATTATGACCCGCCTACCGGAGGAGACGGTAGAGAAACTGACCGCGTCAACATCTCCAGGTATCACACTCACATTTTTCTGTAAATGACTACAGTTTCTTCCAGCCTAAACCTAAGAGGGTGATACCTGAACCACACTGTTCTCTGATCTGACTCTCATCTCTCCATTTTCCAGCGTGACCAGTCGTACAGGTTAAAAAGAATCCACTTAAACCGGTCTGTGGTCCCATTTATCAGCTGCTGCCCGGACCTTCCGCATTAGTCTGTTAACACATTTCCTCTACTGCCATCTCTGTCTTACACCTTCTCTAAACTGCGTAGCTCTGTCAGCATCttactgtgtttttgttgtgtattttgtcAGAGACTCAGCTCTTTCTGGGCCTGTATATTATGTTTCTCTGGCTACAGTTCCTGTTGCTCTTTCAGAAACAATTAACCCTACATTTCACATCAATATCATCTGATACTGCTTTacattcagtgtaaatgtccaggGATTGAGCAAACTGTCAGGATCACATTTTTAATATTGTGTTTGAACAAGCAACAAATCAACACAACTGTAGCCAGTGTGTGTCCTGTTCTTGAATGTCACCAGTCTTAATGTCCGGTCTTACCTTCTACCCTCTACATCacgttttgtgtgtgtttaacacTAATGAACATAGTCATCTCTTGTCCATAACTGCCTGTGTCTGCTGCCTTGCTGCCAAACCTTAAGTGCATCTTAACATGAAAATTGAATACCAACATTGCATTTAAAAGTTTAATTTCCTAATACTACTAACACAAGATTGTCGGGTTGATGGCTTGGAGTGAGtagattggagaaaaaaaaaacactggtatTGTATTTTTGACAGAATTTAGTGTTGGGGATAATCATTTTGTTTGTCATTAACTTTCAGGTGATTGTATTCACAGGTAATCAAAACTTAGATGTCATTTTAGAGCCCTACTATTTAAATTCTGTCTTGGGTTTCTGTTTTTTAATAGTATTCTCCATCTCCATTGTCTGCTAATATCTCCTGGTCTTATCCTGCTGAGCCAGTGTTAACCATTATTAGTTTAGGTTTATGACTTTGGATTATTTAAGGCATACCACTACTGTATATTAATATAGTCTCAGGCATTAGAATATTAGAAGCAGCTCTATACTGTGTTTTTCTCAGACAGTTAAAATGCATGTCCACTAACACAGTCTCTTCTCTGACTTTAAGTTGTTCAAATAGTATTAAGCACTTACATACATGATGTATATGATTTTATGTAATTGATTTTAATTTATTGTGAGTGCACTAATTGTCACTTTAGACCTGTTGGTCTGCTGTCATGGAAACTCTTAAGTCACTGTAAGTCCACACAGACAACAGCATCAGATATATAGTACATAGAATGTAAATACACATTATGTTACAAGGAAATGAGAAAgcttccaaataaaataatttactCTGCATCATATCAACACTCCACTTGACTTTGATGATGTGTTGAGACCAGTGATGGAAAACACATTCGGTCATCTATGTTCCATTGTCTGGTCAGTAGTCCGAGTCGACAGTTCTGTATTTTCCCAGTGACCCTGAACATAGCAGATCAAGGCCAGAGCAGGTGTATGAACCTGAATCTCCTGGTTTAAGTAACACGAAGTTCAATTATGTATATTAGATACTAGTTTTTTGTCATTAGGGCCAATTATGTAGCATCTTTGGTAAAGGTTGTGGCTTTTGAAACACAACGTAACTGTTACTAAATGGATAGTATTAACCCCCTTTTGTAGCAGTGGAACAACCAGTGTAACTGAGAAATTAATCTAGATATAAATATGGAATTGAGAAATAGGATTTAGTGACCTGAATCAGGAAAAGTAGAAGAAAATGGGGggaaattattattttacttgtttactCCTTGTTAAAAATCATACTATTACGCTGTATTTATTTAACTGCTGTTTTCACTTACAAAGGTACTGTATATTGTTGAAATCCCTGCAGTTGTATATTAGTTGTTTATCACAGAGGATGCAAGTCACAGAGGATGATATACTAATAAAAGTTTAAGCACTACCACTGAAATGCTAGTTCCAATTTGCCTTATACAATAATCTTATAACATTGTTGCCCTCTACCTCACCATCACCTTTTTGTCTGAGTCTTTAAATGAGACTTATGTCAGCTGTAATTTTCTCTTTCAATCTGTTATTATTTCTAATGTTTGTTTTGATTTATAGCTGTGTCTTTGGAAATCAGTTACATTTCACACTTTGTTTAGTTTAGCTGTGTGACGACAGCCTAAATCACCTCACTGATGATCTGTATGTGACTATTTTCTCTGCATGTCAAGTCTAACAGACACATATATTTATTCAGTTTCCCAAAgctttgattgtttgttttttatatatatattaaaaaaaaaaaaaaaaaaagaacactccTGTTATGGCTGAACCTCAATTTATTCTTTTTAAATATGCTGTCAGTCAGGACACTATAGACCTGTGTGCTGCTTCACTGTAGAACCAAAAGAGGAGAAGGAAAGTGTAATCTGTGCTTCTGTCCTGGATGTTTTATGTCAATGATATTCTATTGTGGTACTGCATATGGATATAAATGTACTTCAGGCATATATAGGCCATACACCATTATAACAGTGTTGGCTTCACAATCAGAAGTCTACTTACTCCTACTAACAACAGTTcctgtgtttcttttgttgtctCCACTTAATTTAATAGAGTTTTAGTGTTAATCACTGTATTTCAGAGGTAAAACTTGCAAAGTCTTATTATTCTTAGATGCTCTCTGTGCATTTCAGCGAAAATGTGTTGTAATTTTACAATCGTGTATATATTTGTCATTAAATTGCAACAGGGAAACTACCAGATGTGTCCTCTACTGTTTCTGAAAAtagttactttttattttttcctataATTTTCTCAGCCATATTCATATTAATTTTTTGTGCATGTAtacttaaatacataaatattttttgcaacaaTGATACATTGTGCATGGTACCAGGTTATACCTAATAACCTAATAAGACCTTATAAATTCTAATAAAATGCACCTTTTATTAATTTGTCAAAGCTGAAGTGTCCATGATAACTACCCACTATTAGAAGTGACAGTGGACTTCACAACATATTTCACATACAAACATGTCTTTAAGAAATAACATCATCTTAACACCTTCAGTGTTAGATTTTATGATGGGAAACAAAGAGAAACCTTGTTAAATTCCAAATTAACAAATGCAAAGTGTGGCTTTAAAACCTTTCATTTTTAGTCTAAGAGTGGACTACAGAGTGGAATACAGGGCTACCATAAAATACTTAAACAAATAAAGTTACTTGTTCTATACAACCTTTGACCTCTCAGGGCTGCTATCAGAGCATCTCTGAACAGGGTACTTTATGTTTTAAATACACAGCTTTGTTGTCTTTGGTCATTTCGCTTCTTCATTGCTTGGACAACTAGGGCTTGAGGTTTTGCTTTATATTCCGTTAAATGTTGATTAAATACGTGTGTCTGAATGAAACGTATATGGCGTCCAAAAATTAAAATTGATCATCTTTATGCATTGTGAATACACCGGAAGGCACTGTAGGATGTTGACAGCTGTTACAAGTTAGCTGAAGGTAGCTAAGCTAACACCGGAAGtttcttcaaaataaaattcAAAACTGCGTAGGAGAAACGCTCATTTTACAATAAATGTATCATATAAGATATGCAGCACATGTAGTAAAACTCTTAACCATGTGTTCCTAGTAGTTAATTTCAAGGTTGCCgaaagtaataaaaatgaaaatgattttgagGAGGCTGAATATGATGTCACTTTTTCCTTTCAATTCAAACGGTATCTTATTTTGAAAGGTGGGTCCGGCAGTGCAGCAGTTGAAGTCTGACTGGCTTCACTCTGCTGAATAGAGctggagggaaaaaaaggaaaaaaaaacgaagaaaaaaaagGGATATCTGAGGGGTCTGATCTGAGGGGCGGATTTGGACAAAGTTTCCCAACTGTCCCGACCCGAGGAAGCACCGGGGGGGTTGACGGGGAATCGCTTTTACCGGTAATTTACAGAGGAGTTATTAGTCGGCTGTTCATTAACTGTTATTTTCAGTGTGTCTGAGAGCACCGTCGTCCCAACCGCCGGAAGTCTGCATGAAGCTGCGTCTCCTACAGAGGCAACGGCGTCGacgttttttttctgtcttcgtttttttttttttttttttttatacgagactttttttctctttttttattttctctcagcGAGATGAGCAGGGAGTGAGGAATGAAGGCGTAGGGAGCAAGGGTGTTTGTGTTTACCAAGCGGCAAGCTAGTTAAGCATATGACTATGCAGGCCTTCTTGTAGCTAGAGCAAGCCAGCGAACAAAAGGAGAAAATTAATGGAGGCAAGTTAGCTAGCTTCCCTTGTCTTGTTGCGTTAACTAGCTAACGCTAGGCTTGTTTGTTTATAAGTGAAATATATCCAAGCTACCGTCAACCGACGTAGATGCACTATAACACACCGAGGCTCAGTGTTTATTCTGGGGACTCACCCATTTAAACGAGTCATATAAACTGATCAGTATTTGCACATTTCATCAATCACTGCTACCCTTAGCCCGTTGCTAGCAGTGCCATAGTTGTGCAGCCAGCTTGTTTCCCTCGTTAAAAAATGGCTCTCAGTCCACTGAAACACTGACTTTGATTTATACTATAAATATCCCCATCTATTTGACGCTGACTTGTCAAAAACCTGTAGCATGTGGTAAATTAATTAATTAGCTTTATATGTCTGccccattatttatttataggttatgcatCTGCAGAGGGGAGAGGAGgctcatgaaaaaaaagaaaactaaaacacGTCGATGTCATGCATTGGCACATGCTTTCCCTTTTTTTTGCATGCCATAGTTATGTTATTTTGTTATGTTAAAGTTAACTTTTTCATGGGTCAGTGTTCCCTCTAATAAATTTACAAGTCATGTTAAATGTCAATCTACATTTACTAACACATTGTGATGTGCATGCTTTTCTTGGTATGTGAGCAATTTTTACCCTGTGTATGGCATTTGCAGTCTTCACAAAAGTACAGTCAAATCTCAAACTTATTTTTATTGCTGATCTACTATAGAAGCTAATATGTGGATGCTTGATCGCAACAATTACACTTAGCTGTTTTTCTTCctgtaagaaaatattttatGTGTCAGCATTAGATGAACATACATGCAATCAAAGGCAAAAAAGACTGAGTCTTTTAAACAGTGAGTGTTGTCATCAATAAACCACATGTACTTTAAGGTGGTTGTTGCTACTGCTTGCTGTGCTAGTTTAGGAGCACATAGCCAATGTAATTTATCTAGGCATTAAAGGGTAAAAGCATCTTGACACTATTTGTTTGGGTCATTTTCCAAAATAGGACACATTCACATGTTGCTGACAAAGCAACCTCTGTAAGGTGGTGCAATTTGTTAAAAGCAACACATAGCTACTGTGTAAGATACTACTAAGGAGGTGCATGAGCTGTTTTACGAAACCTTTTAATGAGCTTCAAAGACTGATTATCATTTTCTCAACTCGTGCCTCTTTTGTCCTCCTGTAGATTTCTCTGATTTCCAGAAATTGAACAACTTTGCTTGATTCCTTTCACATCCTCATCCTTCTATGAATTGATTTTGAAAACATGAATTGCTccagcaaagcaaaaaaaaaacaattttcttgCTACCAGTCAGATTATTAATAAGCTATACTTGTGattttgaattaaattaaattagatggCCACCAAATTGTTAGAAAAACTCCTTTTCACAGATCCTGACAATTAAAACTCATGTTCAGTGTAACTGCTGATGGAAGTGAGGATACATGGAAAGGAAACAGACAAAGATGATTGAAACGTAGCCATGCATGGTCTCGTTTCACATGAAGGTAACAAAAGAAGGGCAGAATAATGAGGAGGGCAGGTGTTTTCTAAGTGTGTTGCTTTTTAATTACAGAAATAATGGACGATTCCCATTTCAACTCATCATACTTTTGGTCTCCCGTCCCCACTGTACAAGGACAGGTAGAGACATCCTTATTGTTGGAACTGTCTTGAAATACACATGGTTTAGTGGTATGTGTTATGTCAAAAATACCAAAAAGCGAGTTTGAATGTTTTTGGAAAAACGTTAAACATTACACCTGACACTGACTTAACCCACTATTTGTTGTAATAATATTGCCGAATAACACACGTTTATTCGGTGAAGTTGGCTTAATCTCACACAGAAGATGTTTTAATATGAGTTCTTAAACAGGCAATGATTGGCTTGATCATGTGATCACTCCCCATCCCTCTCCTCTCTCACCTCTTCAACTCCTCtttggttcttttttcttttacttgttGCATCTCACCGTGCCTTCATTCTCTCTTGTCTTCCACTGAATCTGACCACATCCCACCATTCACTCTCCATCCTTTTCACTTCCTCTTccctattcctcctcctcctccccttatTTTCTTCACCATGTTCCTCACTAACCTTACACCTCTCTTTTGCAATCCTGTTTTTTTCCTATCCCGTCTTTTTCACTGCTCCTGTGTTTTTTCCCATGTAAATATAATCCATCTTTGACTCTTCTCCTCAACCCTTGTTCTTTCGTcttccttttttctttgtcttttggacCTTTCTCCCTGTGGATGTCATCCATTGTACTTAATTCCACGGATCCTACATCTTTAACCCCacattcttcattaaatcttacCCTTACCTGTCCCACACTGGTCTCTTCTTAATCTCTTCACCCttcctcctttccttcctttcacCACCCACCCTCCCATCCACTTTTATCTAGATCGAGAACGCCATGTTCCTGAACAAGACAAGGAGCAGCTAGGTCCAGAGAAGACCAATGCTCCCTCCTTCCCACACTCTTCTGCGTCTTCCACTTCCTCGCCCCACTACCCCACAGCTGTGCTCGCCATCCCCAGTTCAGTGGATGCAGGGGCCGGGTGCGTGTGGTCCCCAAACAGGAAGGAGGTGGGGGTAATACAGGAGTAGGAGGCGTGGTGGCAGCACAGCCTTGAGTGCAGTCGGGGGACATCTACATCAGTCACACACCTCCCAGAACGTCACCGTTGTGCCTGTTCCCTCCACGGGTATCATGACTGCAGGTGAGCGGTCTGCTGCACTGTTTTCCATCCTGTATTATGTGAATCACAGTGCACCTGCTACTGCAATATCAAGGGTCTTATCAATTTAATTGtcttatttaattgttttttactATTAATTTATGCAGGCTCATTCGAGAAAGGGacttcatacatttattaaaggaGTTGCTTTTTATTTCTCTAGTTATGGTATAAATTCTGTGCCACTGTCAGTAGGTTTTTACTGGCAGCAATTGGTAGAAGCTGTCAAAGACTTTTCTAATAACTTTCTAAATAATAGCATCAAATCAAGTCTGTCTGTATGTTTTCTAAGGATGGATATATACATAAAGTGTTATTGACCTGTTTGATTATCAGAATTTAGAATTTTTAAGATTACCGGAATCATATTTTACCCTA
This DNA window, taken from Sphaeramia orbicularis chromosome 11, fSphaOr1.1, whole genome shotgun sequence, encodes the following:
- the LOC115428177 gene encoding LOW QUALITY PROTEIN: flotillin-1 (The sequence of the model RefSeq protein was modified relative to this genomic sequence to represent the inferred CDS: deleted 4 bases in 3 codons; substituted 1 base at 1 genomic stop codon); protein product: MRSRSAEQNPVLYLEEECSSSRVFSRYRGFSLNTLTLNVKSDKVYTRHGVPISVTEAAQMKIQGQNKQMLAAACQMFMGKSEAEIAQIALETLEGHQRAIIAHLTVEEIYKDRKKFSEQVFKVASSDLVNMGISVVSYTLKDVHDDQDYLHSLGKGRTAQVQKDARIGEAQNKRDAVIRAHALQEKVSAQYIKXDRHGQAQRDYELKKAAYDIEVNTKKAESEMAFTCQVAKTKQRIEEEKMQVQVVGATQQITLQEKEITRREKELEAKVKKPAEAERYRLEKLAEAQRLKLIMEAEAEAESIKVVWKGEAEAFAVEARGRAEAEQMAKKAEAFQQYKDGAMVDMLLEKLPLMAEEISKPLCEANKVTMVSSGGGEVGAAKTVRESLDIMTRLPEETVEKLTASTSPGIKSYRLKRIHLNRSVVPFISCCPDLPH